The genomic segment TTTAAAGAAACAATATTTAAATATCAAAGATCTTTATTAATCTTGTTAAAGGTCGACCTTTTTGGTTGATTACAAATCATATTATACGAGGGGGTTATTTAATTGAATAAAACAAAAATGGTTCTCTCTATCTTGTTTTGTATTATTTTGATAATACAGCCAATTACATCTTATGCATATACCTATGCTTCTATAGGTTATGTACCTGTATATCGTCAACCATCAGATTTAACATGTTGGTCAACTTGTGTTACTATGGCAGCATCTTATTTTAATGGTGATACAAAAAACAGGCAAGCAGATATACAGCTTGATGCTTTTCCTGGTGACCCATATCGGAGTGATGATCAATATATGAGTGCCACAATAAAAGAAATGACAAATGGAAAGTGGATAACACAAGGGAT from the Caldanaerobius fijiensis DSM 17918 genome contains:
- a CDS encoding C39 family peptidase, whose protein sequence is MNKTKMVLSILFCIILIIQPITSYAYTYASIGYVPVYRQPSDLTCWSTCVTMAASYFNGDTKNRQADIQLDAFPGDPYRSDDQYMSATIKEMTNGKWITQGIWNTHLYNSYLSKTAVLYQLNNLVPIISQTVQRGAPAFHEVLIYAYDETINKLSINDPASGQKTIDYDYFKDNPDYYWTRTVINS